From the Streptomyces syringium genome, one window contains:
- a CDS encoding TIGR04222 domain-containing membrane protein encodes MDVPLFFLAFGYLVVVLCAALGGAARLEAARRRRESGDPADPAPLAADAAGGGAGREVLEVAWLSGGPLRVVDTALVAMERDGLLRISTRLSAGGRVHLTRGREPRTAVEEAIVRTHGEARARGTSVPEVRPLRRLCGRTPEVLAVGRSLRERGLDYGLGWRWLFRACDRVLRTLTYLCFGFMAVVTVVGFVRFTRDPAWGPHVLLCDALAAVAALLCGLVRHHVLPGAGDRTTAGAGLARGVRRGDTGGSSAAASSTGLVLGVALDGVGCLPDAPLRELLTECGAGADGDASWSDFFSGGSDAGSGGDGGGSGGDSGASSCGSSCGSSCGSSSSD; translated from the coding sequence ATGGATGTGCCGCTGTTCTTTCTGGCGTTCGGCTACCTCGTCGTCGTGCTCTGCGCGGCCCTCGGCGGGGCGGCGCGTCTGGAGGCTGCCCGACGGCGCCGGGAGAGCGGCGACCCGGCCGACCCCGCGCCGCTTGCCGCGGACGCGGCCGGGGGCGGGGCCGGCCGCGAGGTGCTGGAGGTCGCGTGGCTGAGCGGTGGTCCCCTGCGCGTGGTCGACACCGCGCTGGTCGCCATGGAACGCGACGGACTGCTGCGGATATCCACCCGGCTCTCCGCCGGCGGCCGGGTGCATCTGACCCGGGGGCGTGAGCCGCGGACGGCCGTCGAGGAGGCCATCGTGCGCACGCACGGGGAAGCGAGGGCGCGAGGGACGTCCGTACCCGAGGTGCGGCCCTTGCGCCGGCTGTGCGGGCGTACCCCCGAAGTCCTCGCCGTCGGACGTTCCCTCAGGGAGCGGGGGCTGGACTACGGCCTCGGCTGGCGGTGGCTGTTCCGCGCCTGCGACCGTGTGCTGAGGACTCTCACCTACCTCTGCTTCGGCTTCATGGCGGTCGTGACGGTGGTGGGATTCGTGCGCTTCACCCGCGACCCTGCCTGGGGACCCCACGTCCTGCTCTGTGACGCGCTGGCGGCGGTCGCCGCGCTGCTGTGCGGGCTGGTGCGGCACCACGTGCTGCCCGGGGCCGGTGACCGGACGACGGCGGGTGCCGGTCTCGCGCGGGGAGTCCGGCGCGGTGATACGGGAGGAAGCAGTGCGGCCGCCTCGTCGACGGGGCTGGTGCTGGGCGTGGCGCTCGACGGTGTGGGGTGCCTGCCGGACGCCCCGCTGCGGGAGCTGCTGACGGAGTGCGGTGCAGGGGCCGACGGCGATGCGTCGTGGAGCGACTTCTTCTCCGGCGGCTCGGACGCGGGCTCCGGCGGCGACGGCGGAGGCAGCGGCGGGGACAGCGGTGCGAGCAGCTGTGGCAGCAGTTGCGGGAGCAGTTGCGGAAGCAGCTCCAGCGACTGA
- a CDS encoding lysophospholipid acyltransferase family protein codes for MLSTFAHAVVPALGRFDVTTDVATGIAPGSIIAPNHTSLVDPGLILAAVRRLGAEPVFLAAAGLWRIPVLGHVLAREGHVPVRRGTDAAAGALDAAAEALAGGRVVILYPEGRLPRRPDSGEAEPGPFRTGLARLALATSAPVVPVGQAGARRVTSGSRAKQVTGLLTAPLRRPALHVHVGAPVQLAGDVAAATAHARAAVTGAWRKAVARLGPHAAAVSREG; via the coding sequence GTGCTCAGCACCTTCGCGCATGCGGTCGTACCCGCCCTCGGTCGCTTCGACGTCACCACCGACGTGGCGACGGGGATCGCGCCGGGAAGCATCATCGCCCCCAACCACACGTCGCTGGTCGACCCGGGGCTGATCCTCGCGGCGGTCCGCCGGCTCGGAGCCGAGCCCGTCTTCCTGGCGGCCGCCGGTCTGTGGCGGATCCCCGTGCTGGGCCATGTGCTCGCCCGCGAGGGCCATGTGCCCGTCCGGCGGGGCACCGACGCGGCCGCGGGAGCGCTCGACGCCGCCGCCGAGGCCCTGGCCGGCGGGCGGGTCGTGATCCTCTATCCGGAGGGGCGGCTGCCGCGCCGCCCGGACTCCGGCGAGGCCGAGCCCGGGCCGTTCCGTACCGGGCTCGCCCGTCTGGCGCTGGCGACCTCGGCCCCCGTGGTCCCGGTGGGGCAGGCAGGGGCCCGCCGGGTCACCTCCGGTTCGCGCGCCAAGCAGGTCACCGGACTGCTGACGGCGCCCTTGCGCAGGCCCGCCCTGCACGTCCACGTCGGCGCGCCCGTGCAGCTCGCCGGTGACGTGGCCGCCGCCACGGCCCACGCCCGCGCGGCCGTGACCGGAGCCTGGCGGAAGGCGGTCGCACGGCTCGGCCCGCACGCGGCCGCCGTCTCTCGCGAGGGCTGA
- a CDS encoding serine hydrolase domain-containing protein: MTVRRTRTALAGVLTAAAMTVAALATPAAADDGRGDGPHAATRESLRAQVRAGVPGAVGQARDAGGTWNGSAGVADLRTHRPRLPQDRFRIGSLTKAFVSVVLLQQEAEGRLDLDDTVEHWLPGVVRGNGHDGRRITVRQLLNHSSGIFNHTEDPELRDQLTKTFFRHRFDTRTPRQLTDIAMSHRPYFEPGKGWHYSNTNYVLAGMIVEKAAGRPYADEIVRRLIRPLGLRGTSLPGTSSGMPGPHGRAYGKLTFGPKPTDPVHDVTELNPSWGGAAGEMISTPGDLNRFYRALLGGGLLPGAQQRQLLTTVPMGDEIPGGRYGLGVMPATLSCGVDVWFHTGGIHGSGSLAAATPDGRHTAAFNLNGDWAGDLGGLLEAEYCGTKPHTAAKSQGLAAMTALR; the protein is encoded by the coding sequence ATGACCGTACGGAGAACACGTACCGCACTGGCAGGAGTCCTGACGGCCGCCGCGATGACCGTGGCGGCCCTCGCGACCCCCGCCGCGGCCGATGACGGCCGGGGGGACGGCCCGCACGCCGCCACCCGGGAATCCCTGCGCGCCCAGGTGAGGGCCGGGGTGCCGGGAGCGGTGGGACAGGCCCGGGACGCGGGCGGCACCTGGAACGGCTCGGCCGGGGTGGCGGACCTGCGCACCCACCGGCCCCGCCTGCCGCAGGACCGCTTCCGGATCGGCAGTCTCACCAAGGCGTTCGTCTCGGTCGTCCTCCTCCAGCAGGAGGCCGAGGGGAGGCTCGACCTCGACGACACGGTCGAGCACTGGCTGCCGGGCGTCGTCCGCGGCAACGGCCACGACGGCCGACGGATAACGGTCCGTCAGCTCCTCAACCACTCGTCCGGGATCTTCAACCACACCGAGGACCCGGAGCTCAGGGACCAGCTCACCAAGACCTTCTTCCGCCACCGCTTCGACACCCGTACGCCCCGGCAGCTCACGGACATCGCGATGAGCCACCGCCCGTACTTCGAGCCGGGCAAGGGCTGGCACTACTCCAACACCAACTACGTCCTGGCCGGGATGATCGTGGAGAAGGCGGCCGGACGCCCGTACGCCGACGAGATCGTGCGGCGCCTCATCCGGCCCCTCGGCCTGCGGGGCACCAGCCTTCCCGGCACGTCATCGGGGATGCCCGGCCCGCACGGCCGGGCCTACGGCAAGCTCACCTTCGGCCCGAAGCCGACCGACCCGGTCCACGACGTCACCGAACTCAACCCGTCCTGGGGCGGCGCGGCGGGGGAGATGATCTCCACGCCCGGTGACCTCAACCGCTTCTACCGCGCGCTGCTGGGCGGCGGCCTGCTCCCGGGGGCCCAGCAGCGGCAGCTCCTGACGACCGTCCCGATGGGCGACGAGATCCCCGGCGGGCGGTACGGACTCGGGGTCATGCCGGCCACCCTGTCGTGCGGCGTGGACGTCTGGTTCCACACCGGCGGCATCCACGGCTCCGGCTCCCTGGCCGCGGCGACGCCGGACGGCCGCCATACGGCCGCGTTCAATCTGAACGGCGACTGGGCGGGTGACCTCGGCGGGCTGCTCGAGGCCGAGTACTGCGGTACGAAGCCGCACACGGCGGCGAAGTCCCAGGGCCTCGCGGCCATGACCGCACTGCGCTGA